Proteins found in one Oncorhynchus gorbuscha isolate QuinsamMale2020 ecotype Even-year linkage group LG15, OgorEven_v1.0, whole genome shotgun sequence genomic segment:
- the LOC123997641 gene encoding LOW QUALITY PROTEIN: sphingosine 1-phosphate receptor 3-like (The sequence of the model RefSeq protein was modified relative to this genomic sequence to represent the inferred CDS: inserted 1 base in 1 codon), with the protein MENVFEEGMNPVIVAHYNHSGKWGRPRSSGVCKTAVLLLICILIVLENVTVLLALWRNKRFHSRMYFLIGNLALSDMLAGVAYVVNIFTSGGKTFFLTPVQWLAREGSMFVALSASTFSLLAIGIERHMTMVRLRPCEAAGRGRLLGLLGACWAVSVLLSALPSLGWNCLEHLASCSTVLPLYDKSYVAFCISVFSALLVAIIILYIRIYRLVTSSGRRVSSRPSEHSLALLRTVVIVLGVFVMCWAPLFLLLLLDVGCSPERCPVLYHVDWFIALAVLNSAVNPLIYTLSSMEMRAAFFRLLCCCQPHLEATASMAGNPHLGTVIPTAENSRSSVGGGGSRITGAAKSLTRGKMTTPLNSNNXGPADLVSAVLVKAGALPSLSKF; encoded by the exons ATGGAGAATGTGTTTGAGGAGGGGATGAACCCTGTGATCGTggcccactacaaccactctggGAAGTGGGGTCGGCCGAGGAGCAGTGGGGTCTGTAAGACTGCTGTCCTCCTCCTCATCTGTATTCTAATCGTGCTGGAGAACGTTACAGTGCTGCTGGCGTTATGGAGGAACAAACGCTTCCACAGCCGCATGTACTTCCTCATCGGTAACCTGGCCCTATCTGACATGCTAGCCGGGGTGGCCTATGTGGTCAACATTTTCACCTCTGGCGGCAAGACCTTTTTTCTAACACCGGTCCAGTGGCTGGCAAGAGAGGGCAGTATGTTCGTGGCCCTCAGCGCCTCCACCTTCAGCCTGCTGGCCATTGGCATCGAGAGACACATGACCATGGTGCGGCTGCGTCCGTGCGAGGCAGCAGGACGGGGGAGgttactgggcctgctgggggCATGCTGGGCCGTGTCGGTGCTGCTCAGCGCCCTGCCCTCCCTTGGCTGGAACTGCCTGGAACACCTGGCCTCCTGCTCCACCGTGCTGCCCCTCTATGACAAGAGCTACGTGGCCTTCTGCATCAGCGTCTTCAGCGCCCTGCTGGTGGCCATCATCATCCTCTACATCCGCATCTACCGCCTGGTGACGTCCAGCGGGCGGAGGGTGAGCAGCAGGCCCTCGGAGCACTCACTGGCCCTGCTGAGGACGGTGGTAATAGTTCTGGGGGTGTTTGTGATGTGCTGGGCCCCACtgttcctgctgctgctgctggatgTGGGCTGCAGCCCTGAGCGCTGTCCAGTGCTCTACCATGTAGACTGGTTCATCGCCTTGGCTGTGCTCAATTCAGCCGTCAACCCCCTCATCTACACATTGTCCAGCATGGAGATGAGAGCAGCCTTCTTCAGGCTGCTGTGCTGCTGTCAGCCTCACCTGGAGGCCACAGCCTCCATGGCAGGCAACCCCCACCTGGGGACAGTCATCCCCACGGCCGAGAACAGCAGGTCCAGTGTGGGTGGAGGAGGGAGTAGGATAACGGGGGCTGCCAAGTCTCTGACCCGGGGGAAGATGACCACGCCCCTGAACTCTAATA CAGGGCCGGCCGACCTGGTGTCAGCGGTGCTGGTCAAGGCTGGTGCACTGCCGTCCCTCAGCAAATTCTGA